The Haliotis asinina isolate JCU_RB_2024 chromosome 2, JCU_Hal_asi_v2, whole genome shotgun sequence genomic interval CCCCCGATGTGTTTCCCCCCGAGGACACACCCGATGAGGTTCCCCAAGAGGACACCCCCGATAAGTTTCCCACACAGGACACACCCGATGCGTTTCCTCAAGAGGACACACCCGATGAGTTTCCCAAGGAGGACATCCCCGATGAGTTTCCTCAAGAGGACACACCCGATGAGTTTCCCGAAGAGGATACACCCGATGAGGTTCCCAAAGAGGACACACCCGATGAGTCTCCCACAGAGGACATCCCCGATGAGTTTCCCAAAGAGGATACACCCGATGAGTATCCCAAAGAGGACATCCCCGATGAGTTTCCCACAGAGTACATACCCGATGAGTTTCCCACAGAGGACACACCCGATGAGTCTCCCACAGAGGACATCCCCGATGAGTTTCCCAAAGAGGACATCCCCGATGAGTCTCCCCAAGGGGAACCTCCCCATATGCCTGCTTCTGATGCTGTACGTGTGGGAAACAAGAGGCGCCCCCTCCCAGCAGTACTCCAGCGCCAACAGCCAGACAGGTCAGACATCTGCTTGACCATAATTTGTTAGGAAGAGAATGTCATGTTTTGCCAGAAGAAAATGTTTATATTCATGACAGTCTTTAGTTGTGCCATAGACTTCAGTCATATATTTATTAGATACTtgaatggcattttagaagatgctatttgatgAACATAGAGACTTTTCTGTGTATCATATTCTGTTTATTCTATGACTATTCTCTGTGTTCACATATTCATTCGTAGGGGGTACGTATGCGATATCTGAAAAAGGGAATTCCGATTCTCGTCGGTCACATGTAGACCAGAAACAATGACAAAACCACTCTACTATCACGTCTGTCTTGATACCTTTCCCTCCATCTACCATTGCCTGTTGTTTAGGACGCCTCCCCGAACACAGCCCGAGGACAGAGACTCCGGGGGTGAGGGTGACTGCACGATTGACCTCACCCCACCCAGACCACCAGGTCCTCTACCCAGGTGAGATGACGATCGGTAGATACCTACATATTAAACACGCGCGAATAACCTGTAAGACGTAAGAACTCTTCCATTCTTATTGACAGTAATCGGGTCGTCCATATGACAGTCTATAGAGGGAGGGGAGTAGCATTTCTACAACTGTTCCCAAAAATGAATGAAGATCACATCAAAACAACAAACTTATTTATGCTGTGGCTTCTGAACAAAATGATCTGTGGCATTTTATagttttttacagaaaaaacaaacacacacacacacacacacacacaaaaaccatTCATTTTCAAGCAATTGGTTAGAACACTAGTATCTGTCATTCCTTTAAATCTTAatcagaaaatatgtttcttctTGTTGTAGAGATCTCGAGGTTGCCCCAAATCAAATCGAAGTCAGATTGTAAGTAAAAATATGCTTATATGTTCTCGGTTCACTATAcattgggggcggtggggtagtctagtggtgaaagcgtcctctcgtcacgctgaacactcgggttcgtttccccatacgggtacaatgtatggagtCCATTTGTGGTGCCTCACACTGTGacatgtctggaatattgcttgacgATGGATCTGGTCCAAGGTGCTGTAAGCTCGTGTGCGAGCCTGAAACACAACTGTCTCCAAAGGGATGCCTATCTTGGCAATTCGGCCGTCATACGCGGTGTACTTGGTCCTTTGTCTCAGGCAGGGTTCAGCCCTGACcggaaacacaacacaatgtttcagtttgtcagtgttataccACGGGTGTTTTAGCTCTTCTCTACCTAGATGAGTTTCTCTGTCTATCCTAAATAAGACCCGAAACACGTTAAAAAGACAGGGGACAGAAAACTTCAGGTCCCGAATCTTCAAACTTGACTGAGACGACTGCCCAGCGTCACGGGAAAGGGCCCCTGGTTGACTAGATGAGATCTCGGGATGGTCGTAAGAGAGTCGGATACTGACTGGAATGTGTTGATCCGGTTCCCAGGTTGACTCCTCAGTGTGATACCCTTGCCATTTGACAAGATATTCTGTACCCTGAACAGAGGGGAAAACATGTATTAACACACGCTCATTATACATTTAACACATGGTGTTTTCAAATCGAGGAGTGGGTTCACCTTGTTCAAAgtaaaaacaacattacgcACTACTAATCGATTCTAAAGCATCTCAGATAGATCTGTAAGTGTGATTCTATCTATCTATAATTAACCACCTGacaaacaatgaacaaagtTAAGACAAATACGGGAGTCAATCCTGCTATTTTGAGGGAACCGTATTCACGTAATTTCGTATTAACTTCTCCATATTGGTTTGATACGGTGTTGTTATTGTAGTCTCTACGTAAAAGGTAAATTTGGAAAGCCACAGGTGTTTCAATTAAACAGTAAGAAAACAACACATGCTATATTTAACTATTTTCTGTGTTTTCAGAGCAACAACTTTGATTGTGTTTACCGGGGACAATCTGTCAATACATTCGTTTTGCTTTAAATGATATCCTGTTATTGTAATCCATTTGATGACTTGAAGGTTATACAATGCTTGATGTTTCAGTGTCAATCAGGGTACAAGCTGATCATAAGTAATTTTAAAGGCTCGTTACAGCAATCAGTTAAGTGATAGCAACTGAATCTTATAAATCAAAGATATACAACTGAACAACGAAGAAAATGTTCTTGGAAGATGTAATGACTGACATGACTGATGATTGCAAAATGATCCAACGCTTCAAACTGGTCAAAATTGTCATTGAGGTGTTTCCTATTCTATCTATATTTATGTTAAACCTATACCCGTATACGGGTGGTATAAGGGCGTGATAGTGTTACATTAATCCATCTATTGAACGTTGAGGAAGTAGCGAAGGTTGATGCCACTTTGAGGGATGGGGTTTAAGCCATACTTTAATGAAATGTCCCTGTGTGACAACGTGCAACATACTTGAACTAGTCCAGACTTAAACTGGTTTTATGGTGTTAGCTCACTTaaataccatgccgcagttaagtACAAATACCCCACTCAGTCACATGCTAATACCGACTCCGAACCGATCAGTCCTTTTTGTACTCATTAATGCCAACCATCAGACAGGGACCAATAAGTACCATATAttaacatcttttggtatgacgcgacCGGGGATGATACCACACTGTGATTATAGACTGATATTTACCTTTATCTCTACGCAGGTATTCTTCCTCTAGCTCGAACAGCAGCACATTCTCAGTGTACTACACAGATGAAGAGGACAGGTAACTCTTTCACTTTGTGTACACGAAAACTGAAGAAACTGAGCTACGAAAAAATGACCAGATTATAGAGAACACAATGATTATTATCTTACCCCTTACATAAACTCCGGCACTCCGTATAATGATCTAacacccatgcttcaaactggTCAAAATTATCATTGAGGTGTTCgttaagataaatacgttgttcactggacACGAGTTCATTGGTTCATGCTGaacaccagggtttgattccccacttgggtacaatgtgtgaagtccccacagtgatatttctggaatattgctaaacacggtGGAAATCCACACTCACTTGTTCACTCTCTAACTATGCACTACATTCTGACATCGACAATGGCCACCTGGATACAGAATTTTATATGCTCATGCTCTATCGTGACAGCGGCCATAGTCAATCCTACAACGAATGTCGGAATTATTGTCAGACACTTTCGTTATAACTTTCAATACAATATCACATTTGCGAGAGCGTAAGATATTAACTGTCAAGCGGTTAGGTTTGTCGTATAAATAGGTTAGAATATTGTTCGACTCTATCTATCTTTATGTTAAACTCTATACCCTACGGGTGGTATAACGGCTTGATTGTATTATATTAATCCATCTATTGAAAGACGTTACAGAACCTGGAGGAAGTAGCGAAGGTTGATGCCACTTTGAGGGATGGGGTTTAAGCCATACTTTAATGTAATGTCCCTGTGTGACAACGTGCAACATACTTGAACTAGTCCAGACTTAAACTGGTTTTATGGTGTTAGCTCACTTaaataccatgccgcagttgaGTACGAATACCACACACAGTCACATGCTAATACCGACTCCGAACCGATTAGTCCTTTTTGTACTCATTAATGCCAACCATCAGACAGGGACCAATAAGTACCATATAttaacatcttttggtatgacgcgacCGGGGATGATACCGCAATGTGATTATAGACTGATATTTACCTCTTTtataggcattctagaagttgcttaGAT includes:
- the LOC137271644 gene encoding cell surface glycoprotein 1-like yields the protein MERKQSNQTEENNDDGDVEDTPDVFPPEDTPDEVPQEDTPDKFPTQDTPDAFPQEDTPDEFPKEDIPDEFPQEDTPDEFPEEDTPDEVPKEDTPDESPTEDIPDEFPKEDTPDEYPKEDIPDEFPTEYIPDEFPTEDTPDESPTEDIPDEFPKEDIPDESPQGEPPHMPASDAVRVGNKRRPLPAVLQRQQPDRTPPRTQPEDRDSGGEGDCTIDLTPPRPPGPLPRDLEVAPNQIEVRLYSSSSSNSSTFSVYYTDEEDRYSSSSSNSGTYPVYYTDEVYRDSASWPDHLLAAAAAAAATGAEYDVYADELTS